The Lysinibacillus pakistanensis genome includes a window with the following:
- a CDS encoding undecaprenyl-diphosphate phosphatase → MENLDIILIIKHIIIGLVQGFTEPIPVSSSGHVMIASEILGLGEQGFTFAILTNTASLLAIVYIYREDIVRLISHFFLYLKTGDKRYKADFRFAVYIVIGTIPAGVLGVLLSDFIADNVSMTTIAIMLFVTGIALWLIRNMRGTKKDADLTVKDAIIVGLGQAVALTPGISRSGATIISAIAVGMKQDTALRFSFMLYIPISLGGVVLGITDFLNEPNKGTLAIPYAATFIATLLMTYFAMRWFMGIMKSGKLSYFTYYCFLVGTLLLIFY, encoded by the coding sequence ATGGAAAACCTAGATATTATACTGATTATCAAGCATATTATTATTGGACTTGTACAAGGCTTCACGGAGCCAATACCAGTGTCGTCGAGCGGTCATGTCATGATTGCAAGTGAAATACTTGGTTTAGGTGAGCAAGGCTTTACTTTTGCTATTTTAACAAATACAGCTTCATTGCTGGCCATTGTTTACATCTATCGTGAGGATATTGTCCGGCTCATTTCACACTTTTTCCTTTATCTTAAAACGGGTGATAAGCGCTATAAGGCAGATTTTCGTTTTGCCGTTTATATCGTAATTGGCACGATTCCGGCAGGCGTTTTAGGTGTGTTACTTAGTGATTTTATTGCAGATAATGTTAGCATGACAACAATTGCAATTATGCTGTTTGTAACAGGTATCGCCCTTTGGCTTATTCGCAATATGCGAGGTACAAAAAAGGATGCAGATTTGACTGTAAAAGATGCTATCATTGTTGGCTTAGGTCAAGCTGTCGCACTCACACCGGGCATTAGTCGTTCAGGAGCAACGATTATTTCAGCTATTGCTGTGGGAATGAAGCAGGATACAGCCCTACGCTTTTCCTTTATGCTTTATATTCCAATAAGCCTTGGTGGTGTTGTGCTTGGAATAACAGATTTTTTAAATGAACCCAATAAAGGTACATTAGCCATCCCATATGCAGCAACATTTATTGCTACATTATTGATGACATATTTTGCAATGCGCTGGTTTATGGGTATTATGAAAAGTGGTAAGCTTAGTTACTTTACTTATTATTGTTTTCTTGTAGGTACGCTCTTATTAATATTTTATTAA